One region of Girardinichthys multiradiatus isolate DD_20200921_A chromosome 1, DD_fGirMul_XY1, whole genome shotgun sequence genomic DNA includes:
- the rcc2 gene encoding protein RCC2 homolog: MPRKKVTDVSGNGGMKRKRATGKRKDRDFSSDDEFDFEQENNKKPGKPAAKSGLQPVTVADDVKEKIKLELPKVRGQLLIFGATNWDLIGRKEVPKQQAAFRNLGQNLWGPHRYGCLNDVQVSCVVSGPCAAHSLIMTTEGKLWSWGRNDKGQLGHGDTKRLEAPKLIEGLADQVIVSAACGRNHTMALTEDGTVYSFGENKLGQLGQGSQTDAVLSPAPISYNGQPLVKVACGAEFSMVVDCKGNLYSFGCPEYGQLGHNSDGKFIARAQRIEFDCELIPRRVAIFIEKSKDGQIMPVPNVVVRDVACGANHTLVLDSQKRVFSWGFGGYGRLGHTEQKDEMVPRLVKLFDFPGRGAAQIYAGYQCSFAINEMGGLFFWGVTNTSRESTMYPKAVQDLCGWKIRSLACGKSSIIIAADESTISWGPSPTCGELGYGDNKPKSSTTAQEVKTLDGIYIEQVVMGYSHSLVIARQDTEQEQEKLKKLPEYNPRTI, from the exons ATGCCCCGTAAGAAGGTGACAGATGTTTCAGGAAATGGTGGGATGAAGAGGAAGAGGGCAACTGgcaaaagaaaagacagagaCTTCAGCAGCGATGATGAGTTTGACTTTGAGCAGGAGAACAACAAGAAACCCGGCAAGCCTGCTGCTAAGTCTGGGCTCCAGCCCGTCACCGTGGCGGACGATGTCAAAGAGAAAATA AAACTGGAGTTGccaaaggtcagaggtcagctgCTTATCTTTGGGGCAACTAACTGGGATTTGATTGGAAGAAAGGAGGTGCCCAAACAGCAAG ctgCGTTCCGTAACCTGGGCCAGAACCTGTGGGGTCCTCACCGTTACGGCTGCCTGAATGATGTCCAGGTCAGCTGTGTGGTGTCTGGCCCCTGTGCTGCACACAGTCTCATCATGACCACTGAGGGCAAGCTGTGGAGTTGGG GTCGTAATGACAAAGGTCAACTGGGTCATGGGGACACCAAACGTCTGGAGGCACCAAAGTTGATTGAGGGCCTGGCAGATCAAGTAATCGTTTCTGCAGCGTGTGGACGGAATCATACAATGGCACTCACGG AGGATGGCACCGTTTATTCCTTTGGTGAAAACAAACTGGGCCAGCTCGGCCAAGGCAGTCAGACCGATGCAGTCCTCAGCCCAGCACCG ATTTCCTACAATGGGCAGCCTCTTGTGAAGGTAGCCTGTGGTGCTGAGTTCAGCATGGTGGTGGACTGCAAAGGAAACCTGTATTCATTCGGCTGCCCTGAGTATGGACAGCTAG GCCACAACAGTGACGGGAAGTTTATCGCCCGAGCCCAGAGGATTGAGTTCGACTGTGAGCTCATCCCCCGACGTGTTGCCATCTTCATTGAGAAATCCAAGGACGGTCAGATCATGCCTGTGCCCAATGTGGTGGTCAGAGATGTAGCCTGTGGGGCCAACCACACG CTGGTGTTGGACTCTCAGAAGCGAGTCTTCAGCTGGGGTTTTGGAGGTTACGGCCGTCTTGGTCACACAGAGCAGAAGGACGAGATGGTCCCCCGACTCGTAAAGCTGTTTGATTTCCCAGGACGCGGTGCCGCTCAGATCTATGCTGGTTATCAGTGTTCCTTTGCTATCAATGAGATGG GGGGGCTGTTTTTCTGGGGGGTGACAAATACTTCCAGAGAATCAACCATGTATCCCAAAGCTGTGCAGGACCTGTGTGGTTGGAAGATCCGTAGCCTGGCCTGTGG AAAAAGCAGCATCATCATTGCAGCAGATGAGAGCACAATCAGCTGGGGCCCGTCACCCACATGCGGAGAGCTG GGATATGGAGACAACAAACCCAAATCATCCACAACTGCTCAGGAAGTTAAAACTCTGGATGGCATCTACATCGAGCAG GTGGTGATGGGTTACTCCCACTCACTGGTCATCGCCAGACAAGACACTGAGCAGGAAcaggagaagctgaagaagctgccCGAGTATAACCCCCGAACAATCTAA